A single region of the Oxyura jamaicensis isolate SHBP4307 breed ruddy duck chromosome 6, BPBGC_Ojam_1.0, whole genome shotgun sequence genome encodes:
- the LOC118169371 gene encoding homeobox protein VENTX-like — MRLPAATWPAGDSALNLAPGQAALSSANGHTARLGGCNNHLKGEIKAPLRGLLCSRLHLMLRGLFKPRSGRCFKYLPPRVEPPAPTGCERAVAEMPMDKGRFSVEWLAQSSCGGARTAHRHLRDAQDSRPTDLGAGGPERSGPEAEGGGGGGAAVPGRPRTKFSAAQLQELERSFREQRYIGASEKRRLAALLNLSQSQIKTWFQNRRMKFKRETQDARVEALVSGLFLPYRCYPDVVTPSPSHGIDSSVSAARGVSLHPAVPSPALLVPTVPAPSAQPVLPSPALFLPPSSGLSSYSTTMPAMTLTNDHKRLRFQPYLPSF; from the exons ACTGCGAGATTAGGCGGATGTAACAATCACCTGAAAGGGGAGATTAAAGCGCCTCTCCGGGGGCTCCTTTGTTCTCGGCTTCATTTGATGCTTCGCGGCCTTTTCAAACCGCGCAGCGGAAGGTGCTTTAAATATTTGCCCCCCAGAGTCGAACCCCCCGCCCCCACGGGGTGCGAGCGGGCGGTGGCAGAGATGCCCATGGACAAGGGCCGCTTCTCGGTGGAGtggctggcacagagcagctgtggcGGGGCTCGGACTGCTCACCGACACCTCCGCGACGCCCAGGACAGCCGCCCAACGGACCTCGGTG CCGGAGGTCCGGAGCGGAGCGGTCCTGAAgcggagggaggaggaggaggaggcgctGCCGTGCCCGGGCGGCCCCGCACCAAGTTCTCGGCGGcgcagctgcaggagctggagcggaGTTTCCGCGAGCAGCGCTACATCGGCGCCAGCGAGAAGCGGCGCCTGGCCGCCCTGCTCAACCTCTCCCAGAGCCAG ATAAAAACCTGGTTTCAGAATCGCCGGATGAAGTTTAAACGCGAGACGCAAGATGCCAGGGTGGAAGCTCTGGTCTCTGGTTTGTTTCTGCCCTATCGCTGTTACCCAGATGTTGTCACACCCAGCCCTTCTCACGGGATAGACTCCAGTGTCTCTGCTGCCCGTGGTGTCTCCCTCCACCCGGCGGTGCcgagccctgccctgctggtaCCCACGGTTCCGGCTCCGTCTGCTCAGCCAGTTCTGCCAAGCCCAGCCTTATTTTTACCTCCCAGCTCAGGACTCTCTTCTTATTCTACCACAATGCCAGCAATGACTTTAACCAACGACCATAAAAGACTGAGGTTCCAGCCAtatcttccttccttttaa